In Chthoniobacterales bacterium, a single window of DNA contains:
- a CDS encoding type II toxin-antitoxin system HicB family antitoxin, giving the protein MRVETEIEDDGRWLAEVPALPGAMAYGMSRAEAISKVEALVLRILADRVENGENAPELEAVFTVAA; this is encoded by the coding sequence ATGAGAGTCGAAACAGAGATCGAGGATGATGGGCGCTGGCTCGCAGAAGTGCCTGCGCTTCCCGGAGCCATGGCTTATGGTATGAGCCGGGCGGAAGCTATTTCCAAGGTCGAGGCTCTGGTGCTGCGAATCCTCGCAGATCGCGTGGAGAATGGTGAAAACGCGCCCGAGCTTGAGGCTGTGTTCACTGTGGCGGCGTGA
- the rfbC gene encoding dTDP-4-dehydrorhamnose 3,5-epimerase — protein MHIEQTKLNCVLLIKPRVFRDDRGFFIESWNKRVFDEAVGRNVEFVQDNHSRSAKGVLRGLHFQAEPMAQAKLITVMRGRIFDVAVDIRPNAPTFGQWVGEVLTDESREILWIPEGFAHGFYVLSDFADVVYKTTNYYSPEHERCIRWDDETLAVKWPLTGEPVVSGKDREGEGFGIRG, from the coding sequence ATGCACATCGAACAGACAAAATTGAATTGCGTTTTGCTGATCAAGCCGCGGGTATTTCGGGATGATCGGGGTTTTTTCATCGAATCCTGGAACAAGCGGGTATTCGACGAGGCAGTGGGTCGCAATGTGGAGTTTGTGCAGGATAACCACTCTCGCTCGGCAAAAGGCGTTCTTCGCGGCCTCCATTTCCAAGCGGAGCCCATGGCGCAGGCGAAGCTGATCACCGTGATGCGTGGGCGGATTTTTGACGTGGCCGTCGATATCCGTCCCAATGCGCCCACTTTCGGACAGTGGGTTGGGGAGGTGCTCACGGACGAGTCGCGCGAGATACTGTGGATTCCGGAGGGGTTTGCCCACGGCTTCTACGTGCTCTCGGATTTCGCCGACGTGGTCTACAAGACGACGAACTACTATTCACCGGAGCACGAGCGGTGCATTCGATGGGATGATGAGACGTTGGCGGTGAAATGGCCATTGACCGGCGAGCCGGTTGTTTCGGGGAAGGATCGCGAAGGCGAAGGCTTCGGTATACGAGGGTAG
- a CDS encoding DUF433 domain-containing protein, with amino-acid sequence MTTAALPEHVLIDERGIAWIKGTRVKVIEIALDHLAHGWSAEEIARQHPELTLGQIHSALSCYYDNRAELEEMIAESYEFSRATSRSSGDTLLRLRLRAKGLLH; translated from the coding sequence ATGACTACCGCAGCGCTTCCAGAGCACGTCTTGATAGACGAACGCGGCATTGCCTGGATCAAGGGAACTCGGGTGAAAGTCATCGAGATTGCCTTGGATCACTTGGCCCATGGTTGGAGTGCTGAGGAGATTGCCCGCCAACATCCAGAGCTAACGTTAGGGCAAATCCACTCCGCGCTTTCCTGCTACTACGACAACAGGGCGGAGTTAGAAGAGATGATCGCTGAAAGTTACGAGTTTAGCAGAGCAACAAGTCGTTCCTCCGGCGATACCCTGCTGAGGCTTAGATTGCGCGCCAAAGGGCTGTTGCATTGA
- a CDS encoding DUF433 domain-containing protein, translating into MKRFDRITVDPAQMNGQPCIRGTRLTVRRAVEIAALYPDRVERLREYPELDDEDIRQALHFAACHLPDAVAELSETNALVA; encoded by the coding sequence ATGAAACGATTTGATCGCATTACCGTCGATCCTGCACAAATGAACGGGCAGCCGTGTATCCGTGGGACACGCCTGACGGTCCGGCGCGCTGTGGAAATCGCAGCCCTTTACCCTGATCGAGTAGAGCGGCTTCGTGAGTATCCTGAGCTGGACGACGAAGACATTCGTCAAGCGCTTCACTTTGCTGCCTGTCATCTTCCGGACGCAGTAGCGGAACTGTCCGAGACGAATGCGTTGGTTGCTTGA